The Betta splendens chromosome 4, fBetSpl5.4, whole genome shotgun sequence genome contains a region encoding:
- the LOC114854749 gene encoding neurogenic differentiation factor 6-A-like: protein MTCNQSSGAFRTGWSINHLAKSVKPEHGDGEDPPEYRRTDGEDAGEVGGPRKRGSRKKSGSQSRLDRVRLRRIEANARERNRMHGLNTALDSLRKVVPCYSKTQKLSKIETLRLAKNYICVLGEILGTGKRPDLLTFVQALCKGLSQPTTNLVAGCLQLNARGFASEPGGESFSLYPAFPHQHQHQHQHQHQHQHQQAPGAAGCGPADGAGPLRPLRALCGPCGPLYDTPSPDCPSPLDAATLSPPLSFNGIFALKNEEPVDYRSCHYGLRYCSINQGSSTGLEPYDVQLRGQFYHEEVNKPFQNQ from the coding sequence ATGACCTGTAACCAGAGCAGCGGCGCCTTCAGAACCGGCTGGTCCATCAACCACTTGGCCAAGTCGGTCAAACCGGAGCATGGAGACGGGGAGGACCCGCCTGAGTACAGGAGGACCGATGGCGAGGACGCGGGGGAAGTGGGCGGGCCGCGAAAGAGGGGCTCTCGTAAAAAGAGCGGCAGCCAGTCCCGGCTGGACCGGGTCCGACTGCGGCGCATCGAGGCCAACGCGCGGGAACGGAACCGCATGCACGGCCTGAACACCGCGCTGGACAGCCTGAGGAAAGTGGTTCCCTGTTACTCCAAGACGCAGAAGCTGTCCAAAATCGAGACGCTCCGCTTGGCCAAGAACTACATCTGCGTCCTGGGCGAGATCCTGGGCACCGGCAAGAGGCCGGACCTGCTCACGTTCGTGCAGGCGCTGTGCAAGGGTCTCTCTCAGCCCACCACGAACCTGGTGGCCGGCTGCCTGCAGCTCAACGCCCGCGGCTTCGCCTCCGAGCCGGGCGGGGAGTCCTTCTCCCTGTACCCGGCCTTtccccaccagcaccagcaccagcaccagcaccagcaccagcaccagcaccagcaggcgCCCGGTGCAGCCGGCTGCGGCCCAGCAGACGGCGCCGGGCCCCTGCGGCCGCTCAGGGCCCTCTGCGGCCCCTGCGGCCCCCTGTACGACACCCCGTCCCCAGACTGCCCCAGCCCCCTGGACGCAGCGACCCTCAGCCCGCCCCTCAGCTTCAACGGGATATTCGCCCTGAAAAACGAGGAGCCGGTGGATTACAGAAGCTGCCACTACGGCCTCCGCTACTGCTCCATCAACCAGGGGTCCTCCACAGGCCTCGAGCCCTACGACGTGCAGCTCCGAGGTCAGTTTTACCACGAGGAAGTAAACAAGCCTTTCCAGAACCAGTGA